The region tgttccatctcaagttcatgagtcttgagaatcccataaatttcatcaagagttgtttcatcaagattatagttgtctcttattattgtggccttcaaatcccatctttcgggaagagctaacaggaacttaagatttgaatcttcaatatcatactctttgtcaactagtgacaaatcattcaagagtttgacaaatctgtcatataaatcagtcaatgactcatcaggctttgagtcaaagtgctcatactcttgagtgagtattgtcttcctgttcttcttgattgaatcagttcccccacaccttgtttccaaagaatcccatatctcttttgcagtcttgcagttaattaccctgtttgacatgacaatATCTATGGCACTATACAataagtgtcttacctttgcatcctttgcaattgatgagatatctttagcagtgtaatcatttttctcctttggtacaaactttgctggctgacctgcaacttccacagagagtttggttcacatatgtggtccttcataaatcctgtcgagatattctggatctgtagcttccagaaacatagccatcttcactttccatatggaatactcaaaACGTTTCAACATGGAAACTCTTATAGTCTAatatcgactatgagttacagtttttggaggaccttcagttttggtgggcttggttggagtttcttctttagatataattgattttggatcttaaactgtttgtgtgttaacagaaggctctgataccacttgttaggtcacacacactgtagaagggggttgaatacagtatttagcacaatcaaatagaatataagaacttaagtaacagaaaacagattttattcaacacaataaactctgttacaatatggaactgtcctctctctgtgatgaacaaattatcacgagagctgctagagttacaaagaataataacttcgataatcgtaacacttatagtgtaaactctatgcatgtgtttatatactacacagttacaagataatcttctaattgatatggaatataattctgcttcctaaaatatctcaaccagatatcttttcttccaagtattctattcttcatagaattccttcttcatgcacaattctttctggtcttagtctcaatcttctttcctttcaatcagccgcctgccttatttgaaagtcatcttaagtcctgatattatctcctgataaatatcttctgaaccttaagttctgatagcttaagttctgatatcttaagttttgtctttagtataagtgctgatttccggttaagtattgatttgtcctgtaaggtaagatctgaaaactaaacacaaatcatattacacatgacattatcaaatatatctaacacttgttaggtcacacacactgtagaagggggttgaatacagtgtttagcacaatcaaatcgaatataagaactcaagtaacagaaaacatattttattcaacacaataaactctgttacaatatggaactgtcgAGATATTTtcgatctatagcttccagaaacatagccatcttcactttccatatggaatacttagaaggtttcaacatgggaactcttatagtctcatatcgactatgagttacaatttttggaggatcttcagttttggtgggcttggttggagtttcttcttcagacatgattgattttggatcttaaactgtttgtatgttaacagaaggctttgataccacttgtaaggtcacacacactgtagaagggggttgaatatagtgtttaccacaatcaaatcgaatataagaactcaagtaacagaaaactgATTTTATTCAACacgataaactctgttacaatatggaactgtcctctctcagtgatgaacaaattatcacgagagctgctagagttacaaagaataataacctcgataatcgtaacacttctgtgtaaactctatgcctgtgtttatatactacacagttataagataatcttctaattgatatggaatataattctgcttcctaaaatatatcaactagttatcttttcttccaagtattctattattcatagaattccttcttcatgaacaattctttctgtcttagtctcgatcttctttcctttcaatcaaccgcctgccttatctgaaagtcatcttaagtcctgatattatctcctgataaatatcttctgaaccttaagttctgatatcttaagttctgtcttcagtataagtgctgatttccagttaagtactgatttgtcctgttatataagatctgaaaactaaacacaaatcatattacacatgacattatcaaatatatctaacatatcaAAATTTAAGTATTTTTTTCAATATAAAATTAATACCACTTTTGTAAATGTAAGCGTTTAATtcaattattataaaaatatatttaactTTTATAAACAAAATTATTGTCGGCTTAGataaattttctaaatttaaCTTTAGAAAACTTTCTCTCTTAATAAAatctaataaaattaaatattataaaaagtATAATTAAAAAATACTAAATAAAATTGTTTCCTTATCATTATGGtgttatttcaaaaattaattaatttctttttctgattttcaTTATTTTACACGTAAGCATATTGAAAAGGCAGCTAATAATTCAGGTTTTTCTTCATCCTTTTCCCCAAAGTCTCTCAAAaaatgattgaagacatgttTTTACTTGCAAATAGTCTCTGTGATACAGTGAACGATGGTCATTGGCCAAGTTCAGATGCTCAGACAAGAtgaattattataaaaaattaatatcTCTAATCTAAGTTTCTGAGAATTTTTTATGATGTACATCTTTTTTTAAGAACAAACATGTCGATTCAATAAAAAAAAGAGGTCATACCACATCTATACGAATGATCGAGTTGAACAAATAGTAAATTATAATCGGTTGTTCTCATGAATAAACAGTTAACCGATATTTTAAAAATGATGTAtatgttatcaatcttgtacgataaagacattattatatatatatattgaatatataactaattcataagaacattgctaattcttaaatcacataagcatataagaattaacaattaaattaggagaagggtttgagaaaacaaacagagattggatttaatctcgagtccagaaaactgtctccttaaagcagtttcgccccgcaccatccgtgtttagcgacctgcttcccaggataaaacgagatactagtataatcgatagatcgaatatactctcagcgaacttgaactgagcccgagaactatcaccgataatcgatagatcgaatatactctcagcgaacttgagcgaacttgaactgagcccgagaactatcaccggaatattggaaaaatttaagactaaagagaccaagaatgaaagagatgactcttatttccttgacttaataaaactggtgccctaagactctatttataaagagaggcttgaaaggacttatttttcttttcgatgtggtacatggtatttataagaaaaactaaggaataggtttgtgctactctcgatgtggtacaaaaccacttttcatattaaaaggtaaaactttggaataccagttctcattcaccttttactcattttgagcgtgttaatatgcgttggaatcccctcgaagagaagaatacgttccaataaatacacaccactaacacataatgtgtctcactcatacagtgtctcaaaatgattcacaacttagtctaaaatactaagtttgtccaacagtATATACAAATATAAGTACCCACTTCATGCATTCTCGTTTAATTACTAGTACACTATTCATCATGTCCTCTTCATCATGTCCGAGCTATTGTTTGAGATATCGACCAGAACTACGATTTCATACAAAATTTCATCACTGAATTAAGACCCTTAGCTAACAATCAAGAAGCGAAAAGCAAACCTTTCACCGATGAGAGAAAATAACCTGAACATATAAGCCAAAAAATCGAAATAAAAACAAACAGAAacaaatgaaaaataaaaaggaaactTAGATTTGACAATCGAAATCGCAAGATTGGCCGTAAATTCTCGACTGCAAAATCCCCGTTTGAATCGAATAAAAAGCCAACCCCAAGTACCGATAATGTAAATCTAGAAAAATAAGCCAAACCTAATCAAAAGGATATCTTCACTTAAAAGAAAGATTATAgaaaaaaaacaaatcaaataaaataaataaaaggaTTTGAGGCTTTTCACCTGATAAACAGTTGAAATCCCCTGATTATGTTTAAGAGAGGCGGCGCTTAAATAAAAACAGAAATTAGGTTTGGATTCTTATTGTGATGTTCTATTTTTTATGATGTACATCTTAGTCCTTCGTTAAATTCTTTTTGAAAAATTACTTCTGTGAAAGTGTACTTATTTTCTGTGAAAGTGTACTTGATCTTTTTACCAGATAATGCATGGTTTCGATTTTCAAGTTCATTTCTTAAGAAGCCTTACAATCACTATAAAAAATATCCCACTGCTTGTTACAAAAAATGTTCATATAGTTTTACGTATACATCCATTTTCACCATAACTACTGaatgaaaatatttaaaacaatGTTTCCTTGTATTTTGTAGGACTCACACTTCACATAGGAGCAAGCTTATTTTCTTGCTCTGTCTTTACAAGTTTGCCTTGTGTCCACTTTGTTAACATCTCTATTGAAGCTTGTGGCTGATCCATTGGAACCATATGACCAGCATTATGTACCTGTTTCATAgttttttttttagaaaaaaaccATAGGCTTTTTAGAAAGAGCTACAAATCAACAATGAAGGCGCTTAAAAATTCATATCTATACCTTGATAAAAGTTAATGGACCATGGCTTTTCATCTGTCCTGCCTCTGCACCATTAACCAAGAAGGGAATTGTCGAAGCTGCGACGAAATCTTTCTGACCAGACCATGCCATTGCGTGAACCCATTTCGAGTTTCCTGCATTCAGGTAAAATAGATTGTCAATCTCCAGGTTACTAAACATGCATTTTTCAGTATGTTTGAATAAAGAATGTACCGAGCCAGTTGCAAATAAGGTCATATTCTCCAGCATAAACTAGCATCTTGATTCCATCTTCTAATAGTTCAGGAATACCAACTTCCAGATTCCTCATCCAGTCAGTGATCATGGCATCGTACACTGTCGAACTACATGAGACGAAATCGATATCTCCAACACCAAGCGCATCCCTAACTGATTTCTGGTTTAAGAACTTTTCCATGTTTGAGAAGTCGTAGCACAGGTCACCCTCACATTCCTTCCTTATATCATAGTACTGCAAATTCAAAAATTTCTCAAACTCATATTGTAGAGTTGAATAAATATATAGATAGCTAAGCCAACTAGTGATATCTGTATATCAGATTTCTTACATTTTTATTTCCTACAAGTGACATGATATCGTTGAATATGTTGTTGCAAATTCTATATGCCGTCAAACAAGATCGTTCATCATTAGGGCCTGAATCACAGACACACAATAAAAGAAATAAGTGGACATACATGTATAGACATTTTCTCAATATTACTATTTTGTGTGTAGAGTGATAGAATTAAATAAGAAGTAGATGAAAAATTAGTTGAAACTGATTTGTTTTCCTGCAAGCCTGCTAGTTAACAGAGATCCAAGATAAGGGTAGAGATAATTACCACAAAGTTTAATAGCCTTTTCACATGACGGTATCAACTTGTTAATATCATTGTAATCCGATTTCTTAATTAGTTTGTTGTCTAAAGCATAGTCAGTGTATGCTTTGTACTGGATCTCCGGGTCAGTAAGCCCATTCCCAATAGCAAATCCCTGTAAAATATTGCTTAATCCAATATCTTAACCTGAAAATGTATATAAGCAAGATAGTTTTAGCAAAATCACAGCATACCTTGAAGTTAATATGAATCCCTTCCTTCTTTTGGTTTCCTTGATGAACTCTTGCAGAAAAAGCAGGGATATAGTGTCCAGCATATGATTCTCCAGTTATATAGAAGTCATTCTTTACGTATTGCGGATGAGCCTTGAAAAATTCCTGATATTATGTATACTTGTAATCAGAATATAATCCTTGTTTCCTAGAAAGGATTAAGGAGGTTACAACCAACCATTGTCCTCTATGTGGCAAGAGGATGCAAAATTTGGTAAACAAATACAAGAAATTCTTTGAATGCAAGTTTTTACTCGGTCATTACGACTTCAAAGAACCTGAATCTGActaaaaataaatatagctagCAGGTGATCTCTATTTTCATAGATGATTAAAAAGATACCTGCAAGAAGTCGTATAAGTCATTGCTCACACCCTCTTCACTGTGACGAATATCATCATCATCGGAGCTATAACTAAAACCAGTTCCAATTGGTTGGTCGACATATATCAAATTTGACACCTGCCAAATTGATCCCATCAGAAGTTAAAATTTAGCTTAATATTGTTAGAGAGAGCACATATTTGGTAAGGCAGAGTAAAATTTTCATGTAGACGTTGTTGTTGATAGGCCATAATATAACTAGGCCCAAAGAAACAGAGTTATCATGTGTCATTATCATCAAAATTGGCTGTCAATAAAAATTAGGGGCTTCATTCTCACCACCTCCCCAATTCCAATCAGTGTACAATGAGGAATAGAAGAGTAATACCTTGTCCCAACCAAAGTCATTCCAGGTAAGAGACAAGTTGTTTTCTACATGAAAAGGACCATTTTCGTAGAACATCGCCAGTTCGCTACTACAACCTGGCCCTCCAGTCAGCCATATAACAACAGGGTCCGCCTTGCTTTGCCTTGATTCAAAGAAAAAGTAGAACATCCTACACAAAAGTACCATCCCATTTCGGTGCATAAAATAGTTAATACTGATGTACATAGATTATAATATACCATGATTATTGGAAATCAAATCATATGGAGAAATTATTGATTGGCCAACTTTTATTCTTAAAGTTGGACAGCCTAAAACTCCAATAATTGTGTAGGGCATTAGGTGATAGTTACGTTCACCAATCTACAACCAAATCATAGCTTTAAATTTGCAAGATTAGAAAGAAAAAAGATTTAACATACAAACTAAAAATTTCATGATCAACCATAATCGCACCTTCCATCATTCGAATGTGGAAGTCTATAATAACCAGCATGATGACCCAAGTCTTCAACAGAGGCCCCAGAATCACCAACAGTTCGAAAATTAAATTTCTTCTCGACTAGCCGCGGAGAAGTACTTAAAGAGGAGCCTCTGGAATCAATATTTACTTTGTGTTTCGGAACCAGATTAAATCCTCTGATCAACTTTTCTGCTTGTGTTTGTAGAATTTCCGCAGTTTCGAAAATTTGGTTATCATCATGAGTTATTGCAGATGCCAAAGATGAAGCATGTAAGAAAACCAAAAAAGCAAAAGGAGACAGGAAACAAATAGTGAGTTTCATGTTTGAACAAGAATGAAATAATTTCTAGAGTTCTGTCTGTTGTATACATGTATAGTAAGTTTGTGTTTTATATGTAGAACGAAGGAGGTTGAGTGAGAAGTACAATAGGAGTCAGTTactgtgtatgtgtgtgtgaggAGAGAAAAGTGAGCGAAAGTGGGAATCTTACCAGTAGGTTTGTTAAGTTGTTATgattattatttttcttttggTAGCTTTACTTTGAATATTTGTCCAAGAGTAAGAATTGTATATGATTTCTGGCCCTCTAAGACAAGTTACAAAGAATCATGATCCGGATCTATACGACACAATCACCATTTTTCGTGCCTAATCTTTGACGCTTCTGTTGATGTAGTTACAACAATAAATTTTTGATATATCCTCGAACATACTCATGATTTAAACACTTCAATACCTTGGACTTGTATTCTATTAGTATAGAACGTCTCTAACAATACATGATGAAGATATTTTAGCGAAATTTCTGCCTATCGTCTCGGCTTGAATTAAAAGGATCACTAAATTATTTCTTGAATTCAGTTTAATCAGAGAAGCCGAATTGTTCGTTAAATTCGTCCCGTTCGTCCGAGTTTGAATTTGATAAACTCGTGTGATAAATTTATCGAATACGTGTTCGAATAATATTTCTTATCGGGTAATCTTAAAAAATTGAAATGAATTTTTAAGGTGTTCGACTCGAGTTCAGTTAGTGTTCGTTCGTTACGCTCGAGTTCAGTATGAAAAACAtagaagtatatatatataatataattactaatagtacatattaattataatttataattatatcaattgaaaaaattaaaattattatttttaacataTATATAACGTTCACGAACAACTCGTGTTCGGTTCGCCACGTTCATGAACAATTCGTGTTCGTTCCGAATGCTACCGAACTTGAATTCAGACAAGAAATTTTATCTGATAAAATTACTAAATAATGTTCGGTTCGTTAAAATTTTGTTCAAATTCATTAAAAGTCCGTCCAATAAAATTTCGTTTTAGCTCTTAGTTTGAAAATACTTTGGAAGCAAATGGGTTATGATTATTCTACGGTGgtttatattttaatttagaaaTTTTAAATAAAGTTAAACAATGATGATGTTAGTTTGTTTAATTGTAATTGTTGGCTAATGATTTTTTTTCAGTTTATGGTGGGTACAAGTTTTATTTTTGAATACAATAGTAGTACATGATTTTCTTTTTGAGTTCTGCAATATTATTTTCCTGGTATTGGACTGTGTTTTAATTTTTGGGTTAATGAGCTAATTGGTCACTGTACAATTATCAAACTTTCAATTGGGTCACCAACCAAAAAAGTTTTCAATTGCTCAATTGTACTATTGTTTGCTTCCAATCGTAacacttttttaaaaaaatatttcataACCGTTAAAAGTACATTAACTTTAACGGAGAGACGTTAAATCTTTTCACGCCAGTGCCACGCAGCCAACTAGATCATCATCACGTGTAAAAGCCAACCCACACGATCTGCCCACCCGACCCATAAAAATAAACCCAACCCTAAAACCcaaaataaaagaaaagtaaaCAAAAGTATTTACGTTAGAGTTTAGGAGGCGGAGAGAACGGAATTGGGGATTGGATAGGAGACTTTATGGGGATTGAAGATATATGAATTATGTAAATAACAATTATCCCTTACTAATTTCTTGATTTATTTTTGTATGTATATTGTATGTAAGTAATTGAATGAAAAACGCTAAATGCTATTTTGTGAATTTTTTAATTTGTGTTATTTAAGTGAATCAAATATATGATTTTTCTGTACAGGCCATACGACTTAGTTGTGCACTATGAGGGTCATTTTATTACTTGCTTGAAGTACCAATATGCTGGTCCTCGATTCAAAAAATTTTGCTCAATCGATGTTGCAAATCTGAGTGTGAGATATTAGGGATATGGTCAGTGATGTAGTGAATGATGATGATAGGTTGTACTTTGCAAAAGATGGTGTCACCCCTGACCATGATTTCAAATTATTGCTAACTAATAATGATTTTTTGGAGCCAGTAAATGCAAGTAAAATGCCTGGTGTTCGTAATTTTCATCTgtttcattcctattctaaggTTGATCCACCAATTATTGAAGAGGAGgctgaaaataatttatttgttGAAGAAACATATGAAAGTGATAATGTGAAAGTGGATGAGGAAGTCCTGGGTGATTATGTTCAGTTTGAGAGGCCTAAAAAATGCACTGCTAGAAAGAGAGTTGTTGTAGATAAAGGTAAAGGGAGAGTTGTTGTAGATGAAGATGAGAGTAGTGATGGTAGTTGGTATGAGAGTGGGGAGGACAGTTCAGATGAGAGTTTGGATGGGTTTGATAATTTGAAAGAGATGTATAGTGATGAGGAGTTTGGTGATATGAGAAAAATAAGGGATGATATTAGGAAAGAACACGAACAAATTAAAAAAGAGCAAAGTCGGTTTATTAAAGATAGTTTAGTGGGGTACAAGGAAACAGGTGAGGGGGCATTCAATGAAAAAGAGGACAACTCTATGTGCAGTGGCTCAATTTATGGTAGTGAAGATGATGAGGAGTATGCCTATGTTGAACCAAGTTGTAAGAGTAAAAAAGGGGTAAATGAGACTTTTAACCCTTTCACTGCTGGAAAGGACATAAAGTGGAGATGTGGAGTAACATTTGGGAGTAAACAGGAATTAAAAAATGCAGTAAGGAAATTCTCTGTAGCATTTGGTAGAGCATTGAGATACCATGTAGATGACCTACACAGGATACAAGTTAGGTGTGCTGATGGATGCCCTTTCAAAATATGAATATCTAAACTTAAAGACTATGATGGCTGGCAAATAAAGACCTTCAACAATGAACACAACTGCACCTACCACTTCTCAAACAAGCTAGTCACTGTCAAGTACCTAGTTCATTTGTATGATGATAAGATAAGGGGAAATCCCAACTGGAAATTAGTAGAAATGAAAGAGGAGTTCAGAAGAGTACTGAAGGTAGAAGTATGTGATACAAAGTGCCGTAGAGTGAGAAAGATGGATTTAAGTGGAGTGGTTGAGGAGATGAAAAATATTATGCAGATCTGAGAAATTTGGAGGCGAGATATTGAGGAGTAATAAAGAGAATATTGTGAAGATATGCACAACAAAGGTGAATGAAAATGATCCTCCTTACTTTCAGCAAAATGTATGTGTATTTTGATGAGCTGAAAAAAGCATGGAAGGAAGGGTGTAGACCTGTCCTTGGACTAGATGGGTGTTTTTTGAAAACTGTCTGTGGTGGACAGCTTTTATCAGCTGTAGGAAGGGATGGAAATAACTCCATATTTCCATTTTCCATGGTAGTTGTGAAGTCAAAGTCATATGATAGTTGGAAATGGTTCTTGATGTTGTTAGGAGATGACCTTGATCTTCAATCTGGCTATGTTCACACCTTCATTTCTGACCAACAAAAGGTACTATACCTAATATATACGTGATATTTTTATATTATGTATGTGTTTATTATGTAAATGTTTAACATCTTTTATGTACTACCAGGGGTTGTTGAAAGAAGTTAAGGAGCTTTTCCCCCATGTTGAGCATAGAAACTGCACAAGGCATATTTACAACAATCTCCACGGGAAGCATGCAAGTGAGGTTGTCAGGAATGCATTCTTTGAAGCAAGCACTGCAACACATTCACAAGTTTTTAAAAGTTCCATGCAGGATCTTGCAAAGGCATCAAAGAAGGCTTTTGACTAGATGAACCAGCTTGAGCTAAAACTGTGGAGCAAGGCCTACTTTGAGACTCACTATAAGACAGACAACACTGAAAATAACATCTCTGAATGCTTCAATTCTTGGATCCTCAGATCAAGGTATATGCCTATCATTGATATGCTTACTGAAATTCATGACATGATAATGGAAAGATTACATGAAAAAAGAGATGCAATGAAGCCAGTAGATTATATTGTATTGCCTAGGATTAAGAGAATTTTAGATGATTGTATTAAGGAAGTGCATAATGTAGTGTTCTTTGGGATTGGAATAAAAACTTTCAAGTAAAATGGAGGGGTATTGGATTTTGTGTGAACTTGGATGAACAAACTTGTAGCTGTAGGGTTTGGGAGTTAACATGGATACATTGTGCTCATTCCATATGTGTTATCCAAAGAATGAAATATAATCTTTATGATTATGTCTCTCATTACTTTAAAAAGGATACATATATGAGAACATACTCATATTGTCTTGAAGTCATAAGAGGTAAGCCCTTTTGGGAAGAAACAGGTGGGGATGATGTGTTGCCACCTCCAATTTTCAAGCAATTGAGAGGGAGACCTAAAAAATGAGAAGAAAAAAGGGGCTGGGAGAAAAGCAATACCAGGCACCTAGGGGTAAATTGACCAAACTCACTAGACAAGGCAGAGTAATGCATTGTTCAAATTTTAATAAAGTTGGGCACAACATAACAAGATGCCCTGAACCACCAAAAACTGCACATACGACAACAAAAAAAGGGGAGAAAAGGGAAGTCTACTGAACATGATCAAGAAGTGGATGAAAAAATGGAGAGGAATGTCAGGGAGGTGCAAACAGGAGAAGTAGAGGTGATGGAAGAGGCTCTGATGATGGAAACTCCTGTAGCACCTAATATTCCAAGAAGGAGACAAAGGCTTGCCCAACTAACTCAAAATACAATGGAGGAAAATAATGTAACTGTAATAATACTGTGTTTGTAAGTGCCAACTATCAcaattatttcttattttttaAACAGTGGTATGTTTAGTGTAATGCATCTTCAATTTTTGTATATGCAGATGCCTACACCTGGTATGATGGCTCATGGAGGAGGTGGTAGTGGCACTCCCATTGCAGACATTCTTGGAACTTCAAGGAGGAAGGGAAAAGACCCGATCAAAGGCTTCAAAATCCCAAAAAAGAAGTAGTATTAGTTTACTAACAACTAGTGCCATGGATTATTATTGTAATTCTCTATTATAAGGCTCAATGAAGCATAAACTTGGTTTTTAGTTGAATTATTGTAGTAGCATATATTATTGAACCCATGTGCTTGTTTCCATGACACATTTTGTACGAACAGTATATAAGGAATCTTAAGCTTTATTCTATGAAAAAAGCTAGTATGTTTAtgtatttttttttcaatttatcTTAGTAGGAATCAACTACAATCAACATATTTTTTATTGAAACTAAAATCAACATTACAATATGCATTCAAACACAACATTTCACTTGACAATAACATGCATAATCCAAATTACAAGCAGCAAAATCAACACCCTCCTCATTATGCAAGTTCC is a window of Apium graveolens cultivar Ventura chromosome 11, ASM990537v1, whole genome shotgun sequence DNA encoding:
- the LOC141697886 gene encoding serine carboxypeptidase-like — its product is MKLTICFLSPFAFLVFLHASSLASAITHDDNQIFETAEILQTQAEKLIRGFNLVPKHKVNIDSRGSSLSTSPRLVEKKFNFRTVGDSGASVEDLGHHAGYYRLPHSNDGRMFYFFFESRQSKADPVVIWLTGGPGCSSELAMFYENGPFHVENNLSLTWNDFGWDKVSNLIYVDQPIGTGFSYSSDDDDIRHSEEGVSNDLYDFLQEFFKAHPQYVKNDFYITGESYAGHYIPAFSARVHQGNQKKEGIHINFKGFAIGNGLTDPEIQYKAYTDYALDNKLIKKSDYNDINKLIPSCEKAIKLCGPNDERSCLTAYRICNNIFNDIMSLVGNKNYYDIRKECEGDLCYDFSNMEKFLNQKSVRDALGVGDIDFVSCSSTVYDAMITDWMRNLEVGIPELLEDGIKMLVYAGEYDLICNWLGNSKWVHAMAWSGQKDFVAASTIPFLVNGAEAGQMKSHGPLTFIKVHNAGHMVPMDQPQASIEMLTKWTQGKLVKTEQENKLAPM